One window from the genome of Leptospira broomii serovar Hurstbridge str. 5399 encodes:
- a CDS encoding SRPBCC family protein has translation MRQVYGILLVLFVLSSSDIFGEDWVFVKEEQNVKIFKKNTETSFDAFKVSTLISKPLFEVRNIFLNIPGHIDWIANCKESRVLGGKVPEKFRHYYLIGAPWPVKDREMVLETESHFDPKNKRFNIFTKALNDLTIPAKKDAFRIVNSKIQWILEEISPTSTLVTYINQTDPGGDVPSYISNWSSSDAPIETILGLKRIIEK, from the coding sequence ATGCGACAGGTTTATGGTATTCTTCTTGTTCTTTTCGTTCTTTCGAGTTCAGATATTTTTGGCGAAGATTGGGTATTCGTAAAGGAAGAGCAAAACGTAAAGATTTTCAAAAAAAACACGGAAACTTCTTTCGATGCCTTCAAAGTGAGTACTTTAATTTCAAAACCCTTATTCGAAGTAAGAAACATATTCTTAAATATTCCGGGACATATCGATTGGATTGCAAATTGCAAAGAATCCAGGGTGTTAGGAGGGAAAGTACCCGAAAAATTTAGACATTACTATTTGATCGGTGCACCGTGGCCCGTTAAGGACCGAGAGATGGTTTTGGAAACCGAATCACATTTTGATCCAAAGAATAAAAGGTTCAACATATTTACGAAGGCTCTAAATGATTTAACTATCCCTGCAAAAAAAGACGCGTTTCGAATCGTGAATTCCAAAATTCAGTGGATTCTCGAAGAGATTTCTCCTACATCAACCCTAGTCACTTATATCAACCAAACCGATCCGGGAGGAGATGTTCCTTCTTATATATCGAATTGGTCGTCTTCGGATGCGCCGATCGAAACTATCTTAGGACTAAAGAGGATTATTGAAAAATAA
- a CDS encoding phasin-related domain-containing protein has translation MEKEIKEALNFAIGAAKTLREQADSILLKVEKEFKELSTKGAQDQGEVAVNLRKYIEDALRSVEGLAGQVNTKVEEVKKTVSKKGSNGTAGQS, from the coding sequence ATGGAAAAGGAAATTAAAGAAGCTCTTAATTTTGCCATAGGAGCAGCGAAAACGCTTCGTGAACAGGCGGACAGTATTCTTCTTAAAGTCGAAAAGGAATTTAAAGAGCTTTCTACTAAAGGGGCACAGGACCAGGGAGAAGTTGCAGTAAATCTTCGCAAATATATCGAGGACGCTTTACGTTCCGTTGAAGGACTTGCAGGCCAAGTTAATACGAAAGTGGAAGAAGTTAAGAAAACAGTCAGTAAGAAAGGATCGAACGGTACAGCCGGTCAATCTTGA
- the pckA gene encoding phosphoenolpyruvate carboxykinase (ATP) — protein sequence MQAQTQVKGLKELGIEPSEVFHNLSYDEIFEHEKNNGETVISSNGTMMVDTGIFTGRSPKDKYFVDEPSSNGNIWWGHINFKVSEQIFDELHAKCVNYLKGKKLYVFDGYAGANPETRMGLRVVSEKAWQHHFCTNMFLRPSKEELANLLPEFTIINACGVKNEKYKEHGLNSDVFVIFHLSKKICIIGGTEYGGEMKKGIFSVMNYKLPLQGILSMHCSANIGNKDGDTALFFGLSGTGKTTLSTDPHRKLIGDDEHGWDDNGIFNIEGGCYAKVINLDPKTEPEIYEAIRRDALLENVVYDEKTKVVDYTSAAKTENTRVSYPIYHIKNIQVPSKGDHPKVIIFLTYDAFGVLPPVSKLSIEQAMYHFLSGYTAKVAGTERGIKEPTATFSACFGAAFMTLHPTVYAKLLGEKMRKHKVRAYLMNTGLVGGSYGVGKRMNLPSTRKIIDEIMNGNIDKAQFAKHPIFQVEYPKTVEGVDASILDPREAWADKPAYDETSKKLAGMFIENFKKYVEGSKDYDFTAFGPKLS from the coding sequence ATGCAGGCCCAAACGCAAGTGAAGGGACTGAAGGAGCTCGGTATCGAGCCCTCCGAAGTCTTCCACAACCTTTCCTACGACGAAATTTTCGAACACGAAAAGAATAACGGCGAAACCGTCATTTCTTCCAACGGTACTATGATGGTAGATACCGGAATATTTACCGGACGTTCTCCCAAAGATAAGTATTTTGTGGATGAACCGTCTTCTAACGGAAATATTTGGTGGGGTCACATAAATTTTAAAGTCTCAGAACAGATTTTCGACGAATTACATGCAAAATGCGTAAATTACCTTAAGGGTAAAAAACTCTACGTGTTCGACGGATACGCGGGTGCCAATCCGGAAACTCGTATGGGGCTGCGTGTAGTTTCCGAAAAGGCCTGGCAACATCATTTTTGTACTAATATGTTCCTTCGTCCTAGTAAGGAAGAATTGGCTAACCTCCTTCCTGAATTCACCATTATCAATGCTTGCGGCGTTAAAAACGAAAAATACAAAGAACATGGACTTAACTCGGACGTATTCGTAATTTTCCACCTAAGTAAAAAAATCTGCATCATCGGTGGAACAGAATACGGCGGAGAAATGAAGAAAGGAATTTTTTCGGTAATGAACTATAAGTTACCTCTCCAGGGAATCCTTTCGATGCATTGTTCCGCGAATATCGGAAACAAAGACGGAGATACCGCTTTGTTCTTCGGGCTTTCCGGAACCGGAAAAACGACTTTATCGACTGATCCTCACCGTAAACTAATCGGCGACGACGAACATGGTTGGGACGATAACGGGATCTTTAATATCGAAGGCGGCTGTTACGCGAAAGTGATTAATCTGGATCCTAAAACGGAACCGGAAATTTACGAAGCGATTCGGCGCGACGCACTTTTGGAAAACGTGGTCTACGATGAGAAGACGAAAGTTGTCGACTACACTTCCGCCGCAAAAACCGAAAACACTCGCGTTTCTTATCCGATTTACCACATCAAAAATATTCAGGTTCCTTCCAAAGGCGATCATCCGAAAGTGATTATTTTTCTTACGTATGACGCTTTCGGAGTATTGCCTCCCGTTTCAAAACTCTCGATCGAGCAGGCCATGTATCATTTCCTTTCCGGATATACTGCTAAGGTTGCCGGAACAGAACGGGGAATTAAAGAACCTACCGCGACGTTCTCGGCTTGCTTTGGCGCCGCGTTTATGACTCTTCACCCTACGGTTTATGCGAAACTATTGGGTGAAAAAATGCGCAAACATAAAGTTCGCGCCTATCTCATGAATACCGGTTTGGTTGGCGGTTCATACGGGGTTGGTAAAAGAATGAACCTCCCTTCGACTCGCAAGATTATCGACGAGATTATGAATGGAAATATTGATAAGGCCCAGTTTGCGAAGCATCCGATTTTCCAAGTCGAATATCCTAAGACTGTCGAAGGTGTAGATGCTTCGATTCTGGATCCTCGCGAGGCTTGGGCGGACAAACCAGCGTATGACGAAACTTCTAAGAAGTTAGCCGGTATGTTTATCGAAAACTTCAAGAAATACGTAGAAGGATCCAAGGATTACGATTTCACCGCATTCGGCCCGAAACTTTCTTAA
- a CDS encoding RNA polymerase sigma factor, with protein MNLSKDKTLDLVTRCGEGDEEALKLFFEAYSEDIYNFPMKIFHLSEDDAGDFFLYAFERLKTGARFSSFKGKSSFRTWFYSVLRNMLIDWQRTKRELKMTNLGKINKEGKEYATIEDEPDLRPDLLEEAQEITRLFHQVLGEIGTEKRVIFKLSYIYYLNLDEEEIKFLVSKTKLSVDDLKKKIMSLRTDLSNREEENIRMEDKITSLYLNILELKEKQNATVKKAPILPQEIDKTSQALKKKYEQRKKLLEKRKKGHFLARTPYREVADLLGITEGNVSVTLLRLIEKIQKKLKFSELSE; from the coding sequence ATGAATTTGTCAAAGGATAAAACCCTGGACCTCGTAACCCGATGTGGCGAGGGCGATGAAGAAGCATTAAAATTGTTTTTTGAGGCGTACTCGGAAGACATTTATAACTTCCCAATGAAGATTTTTCATTTAAGCGAGGATGACGCGGGAGACTTTTTTCTCTACGCATTTGAACGCCTTAAAACCGGAGCAAGGTTCTCCAGCTTTAAGGGTAAATCTAGCTTTCGTACATGGTTCTATTCCGTTCTCCGAAATATGCTCATAGATTGGCAGCGCACGAAGCGCGAGCTAAAAATGACCAATTTAGGAAAAATCAATAAAGAAGGAAAAGAATACGCGACGATCGAAGACGAACCCGACTTAAGACCCGATCTTCTCGAGGAAGCACAGGAAATTACCCGGCTTTTTCATCAAGTCTTGGGAGAAATCGGAACCGAAAAACGCGTAATTTTCAAACTATCTTATATTTATTATCTGAATTTAGATGAGGAAGAAATCAAATTCTTAGTTTCTAAAACGAAGCTCTCTGTAGACGATTTAAAGAAAAAAATTATGTCGTTACGGACCGATCTATCCAACCGGGAAGAAGAAAATATCCGGATGGAGGATAAAATCACCTCCTTGTATTTAAATATCCTGGAACTGAAAGAAAAGCAGAATGCGACCGTAAAAAAAGCCCCGATTCTTCCGCAGGAAATCGATAAAACCTCTCAAGCATTAAAAAAGAAATACGAACAGCGTAAGAAACTCCTGGAAAAACGAAAAAAAGGGCATTTTTTGGCACGTACCCCTTATAGGGAAGTTGCCGACCTTTTAGGGATTACTGAAGGGAATGTTAGTGTCACTTTGCTACGTCTGATCGAAAAAATACAAAAAAAACTCAAATTTTCGGAATTGTCCGAGTAA
- a CDS encoding M23 family metallopeptidase yields MRLFPILGLILAAFHLSTFAENDKVINFLLPVKTDGIENKVSSVFGESRGDHFHNGMDISSNGESVLAMGEGKILYTRFGEDDPYGEEFGTGNSVWLDHGNGVYTSYYHLKDGRLTGFLQDRLIARGEKIGMTGNTGHSSGAHLHFVVIQDFGKKILDPMKFLPPIEDEVSPQIGNLLVHVGDKYTQINDGENINVSQPFPVTVGVSDAGKKTGQRRGISQIQAFLNGEPLKKAGFSALTYDHGEWKNPEGFRFSELYFRDQYYLGNLDFRNGENTIKILAWDFRGNLGEKSFTFYVTRIR; encoded by the coding sequence ATGAGACTTTTCCCAATCCTAGGCCTAATCTTGGCCGCGTTCCATCTAAGCACCTTTGCGGAAAACGATAAAGTAATAAATTTTCTTCTCCCTGTGAAAACGGACGGAATTGAAAATAAGGTAAGTTCCGTTTTTGGAGAATCCAGGGGAGATCATTTCCATAACGGTATGGATATTTCCTCCAACGGCGAATCGGTCCTGGCAATGGGCGAAGGAAAAATCCTCTATACACGGTTTGGTGAGGATGACCCGTACGGCGAGGAATTTGGAACCGGAAATTCTGTTTGGCTCGATCATGGAAACGGCGTTTATACGTCCTATTATCACCTGAAAGACGGTCGGTTGACCGGATTTTTACAGGATCGCCTAATCGCTCGAGGCGAAAAAATCGGAATGACCGGAAATACGGGACATTCTAGCGGTGCCCACCTCCATTTTGTCGTTATTCAGGATTTTGGAAAAAAGATTTTGGATCCAATGAAGTTCCTCCCTCCAATCGAAGACGAAGTCTCTCCTCAGATCGGAAACCTATTAGTGCATGTCGGTGACAAATATACTCAAATAAACGACGGGGAAAATATTAACGTTTCTCAACCGTTTCCGGTTACGGTTGGCGTTTCGGACGCCGGGAAGAAGACGGGCCAGCGAAGAGGAATTTCTCAGATTCAGGCATTTTTAAACGGCGAACCCCTGAAGAAGGCAGGTTTTTCCGCTTTAACCTATGACCATGGGGAATGGAAAAATCCAGAAGGGTTTCGCTTTTCCGAGCTATATTTCAGAGACCAATATTATCTCGGAAACTTGGATTTTAGAAATGGGGAAAATACGATCAAAATTCTTGCCTGGGATTTTCGAGGTAACCTAGGCGAAAAAAGTTTCACTTTCTACGTGACTCGAATTCGATAA
- a CDS encoding GNAT family N-acetyltransferase: MPFPTSIQTEHLLLRTWNDGDRDSLFKLNSDPKVMEFFPTLLSATESTEAFGRIQKHWNRYGFGLFAVEDLIEKSFIGFVGIVHVDFDCFFTPSVEIGWRLLPDFWGKGYASEAAISTLKYGFQELNVTEIVSFTSVLNDRSKSVMKKIGMEFITEFPHPNLPMSHRLSKHVLYKKVK, translated from the coding sequence ATGCCCTTTCCTACTTCCATTCAAACAGAACATCTTTTACTTCGAACTTGGAACGACGGAGATAGAGACTCTTTATTTAAATTAAATTCCGATCCCAAAGTTATGGAATTTTTTCCCACACTCTTATCGGCAACTGAGAGTACCGAAGCTTTCGGCAGGATTCAAAAGCATTGGAATAGATACGGCTTCGGCCTATTCGCAGTCGAGGACCTGATTGAAAAATCGTTTATCGGTTTTGTAGGAATAGTTCACGTCGACTTTGACTGTTTCTTTACGCCTAGCGTGGAAATCGGCTGGCGACTACTTCCTGATTTTTGGGGGAAAGGATATGCGAGTGAAGCCGCGATCTCCACTCTTAAATACGGGTTTCAAGAATTGAATGTGACTGAAATCGTTTCCTTCACTAGTGTTCTCAATGACCGTTCAAAATCCGTTATGAAGAAAATTGGAATGGAATTCATAACCGAATTTCCTCACCCGAATCTTCCGATGAGCCACCGTCTTAGCAAACACGTATTATACAAAAAAGTAAAATGA
- a CDS encoding CHAT domain-containing protein, producing MLNLIIDRVGAVNVFNILDNSGSGSESHLQSTMDEDLILEYIKEIENLVRVSVAIHQKSSRHPTLETDILHELKILGETFYDQFFPAPIQEKLRLTTEKYLHFNIDPKLGVIPWELLHDGTCFLSDKFFIGKTVRGEAHSGAFKEKEKLRMLIIADPTEDLEWAQKEGEQLFRVLSEKVPSSRLEIEFIGGRQVTKLKLLSLIKGKNIIHYSGHLFFSDDPLENGWLISEGKILKAREIKNSGFNTDMVFSNSCQSNKSTTRNLNSDLMNNFAGSFLMSGIKSFIGTNWEIADNQNTIDFTIQFYSNLFADKSVGESLYLAKEQARRNYDSSDLTWTNYSLHGQPNMRVTSDPTKGRTAHKIVNPSLIYKFYPTPIASSYYTFTERQKAESLSSYELMENLIVAFEEFSKVMGGILFSDHQNHALGKFIPNNPDDAYSIERWWDLMFQCLHDFRKLEITPVVTDLAEILFANRDTIQKMIQWIDLYSKGQIQPESADGYLITFQYYFENLLTELEELERVSIFLVSTNSNNHLFFRGLKPESSLVAAPMIKQDFVGEQIEKYRGRVIVFHEERLQIFPLACNIIENPETKALELAFPGFLPSSHGNLPHGGI from the coding sequence ATGCTCAATCTAATCATAGACAGAGTCGGCGCAGTTAACGTTTTTAATATACTAGACAATTCCGGAAGCGGCTCCGAGTCCCACTTACAATCGACTATGGACGAGGATTTAATCCTCGAATACATTAAGGAAATTGAAAACTTAGTCCGTGTTTCCGTAGCCATACATCAGAAATCCTCAAGACACCCGACACTCGAAACGGATATTCTCCACGAATTAAAAATTCTCGGAGAAACGTTCTACGACCAATTTTTTCCTGCACCAATCCAAGAAAAGCTGCGCTTAACCACTGAAAAATACTTACACTTTAATATTGATCCTAAATTGGGAGTGATTCCTTGGGAACTCCTACATGACGGAACCTGTTTTCTTTCCGATAAATTTTTCATCGGAAAAACGGTACGTGGAGAGGCACATAGTGGAGCCTTTAAGGAAAAAGAAAAACTCCGAATGCTTATCATAGCCGACCCGACAGAAGATTTGGAATGGGCACAGAAAGAAGGTGAACAGTTATTTCGAGTATTAAGCGAGAAAGTTCCTTCTTCCCGCCTTGAAATAGAATTCATAGGCGGACGTCAAGTTACCAAGCTAAAGCTTCTTTCCTTGATTAAAGGTAAAAATATTATTCATTATTCCGGCCATCTTTTCTTCTCGGACGATCCGTTGGAAAACGGATGGCTTATTTCAGAAGGAAAGATTCTGAAAGCGCGAGAGATAAAAAACTCGGGCTTCAATACCGACATGGTATTTTCGAATTCCTGCCAATCCAACAAAAGCACTACTAGAAATCTGAATTCCGATTTAATGAATAATTTTGCCGGTTCGTTTTTGATGTCCGGAATCAAAAGCTTCATAGGAACCAATTGGGAAATAGCGGATAATCAAAATACGATCGATTTTACGATTCAATTCTATTCGAATCTATTTGCGGATAAAAGCGTGGGAGAGTCTCTCTACTTAGCAAAAGAGCAGGCGCGTCGAAATTACGACTCGAGCGATCTAACTTGGACTAATTACAGTCTGCATGGACAGCCGAACATGCGGGTAACGTCGGATCCGACAAAAGGGCGGACTGCTCATAAGATCGTAAATCCTTCCCTAATTTATAAGTTTTATCCGACTCCGATCGCATCCTCGTATTACACGTTTACTGAGAGACAAAAGGCGGAATCGCTTTCTTCCTACGAACTAATGGAAAACCTAATCGTTGCGTTCGAAGAGTTCAGCAAGGTGATGGGAGGAATTCTATTTAGCGACCACCAAAATCACGCATTAGGAAAATTTATCCCGAATAATCCGGACGATGCCTACAGTATCGAAAGATGGTGGGATCTTATGTTTCAATGTTTGCACGATTTTAGAAAATTGGAAATCACCCCGGTCGTGACCGATTTGGCCGAGATACTTTTTGCAAACAGAGATACCATACAGAAAATGATTCAGTGGATCGACCTGTATTCTAAAGGGCAGATTCAACCTGAATCAGCCGACGGCTATTTGATAACATTTCAGTATTACTTTGAAAATCTGCTCACTGAACTCGAAGAGTTGGAGCGAGTCAGTATCTTTTTGGTTTCGACGAACTCGAACAATCACCTCTTTTTCCGAGGCTTAAAACCTGAGTCATCGCTGGTTGCAGCGCCGATGATCAAGCAAGACTTTGTCGGAGAGCAAATCGAAAAATATCGTGGGAGAGTCATAGTCTTTCACGAAGAACGTCTTCAAATTTTTCCATTAGCGTGTAATATTATTGAAAACCCTGAGACTAAAGCCTTAGAATTAGCTTTCCCTGGATTTCTGCCCTCTTCTCACGGAAATTTACCTCACGGCGGCATCTAA
- a CDS encoding PIN/TRAM domain-containing protein, translated as MGYLYKGLTAILLSSLSFFVTQKQTQDWVLAGSLSGLVLVVSLVLLFGEAKLFPKFRADIIFCVGVGVLLGFVVAWFLGTIIRFEELNLALYLILGLFGARVGKAFAKEPGLSIFGGGGAGGHQGLDPFGVAIINKDEVRDKILDTSVVIDGRILDIADTHFIDGPLILPNFVLREIQLISDSSDPIKRARGRRGLEMLNKLQRKGSIEVKITYKDYSDTREVDAKLIKLARDTGGKIVTNDFNLNKVAELQGVKVLNLNTLANALKPVVLPGEELGIQVIKEGKDENQGIGYLEDGTMVVIENGGHLVGKEVKVTVTSIIQTAAGKMIFTKANSNGGGHEKGDRGGDRENRNRGGGDRNFDRGGERQDRSQQEKGEERGNRSDRGGNEDRNNRRDYQDRNRNRNNSDRGDDYGNRKDFQDQQQQQ; from the coding sequence ATGGGTTACCTATACAAAGGCCTTACGGCTATCCTCCTTTCCTCTCTGTCGTTTTTTGTGACGCAGAAGCAAACCCAAGATTGGGTTCTCGCTGGTTCTCTTTCCGGACTGGTCCTCGTAGTTTCTCTTGTACTATTATTTGGAGAAGCAAAACTATTTCCTAAATTTCGTGCGGACATCATTTTCTGCGTCGGGGTAGGAGTATTATTAGGATTCGTTGTAGCATGGTTTCTAGGAACCATCATTCGATTTGAAGAATTAAATCTCGCATTGTATTTGATTTTAGGTCTTTTTGGAGCTAGAGTCGGTAAGGCATTTGCTAAAGAACCGGGACTTTCCATCTTCGGAGGGGGAGGCGCCGGCGGACATCAGGGATTGGATCCGTTTGGAGTCGCCATCATCAACAAAGATGAAGTTCGCGATAAAATCCTGGATACTTCTGTCGTTATCGATGGCCGTATTCTAGATATCGCAGATACGCATTTTATTGATGGCCCATTAATACTCCCGAATTTCGTCCTTCGGGAAATCCAATTAATCAGTGATTCTTCGGATCCGATCAAGAGAGCGCGCGGAAGACGGGGTCTCGAGATGTTGAATAAACTTCAACGAAAAGGATCCATAGAAGTAAAAATCACATATAAAGATTATTCGGACACGAGAGAAGTCGACGCTAAGCTTATTAAATTGGCTCGCGATACCGGCGGCAAGATCGTAACGAATGATTTTAATTTGAATAAAGTCGCCGAACTCCAGGGAGTAAAGGTTCTAAATCTAAACACTCTTGCTAACGCTTTGAAACCGGTTGTTTTACCGGGAGAAGAACTTGGAATCCAAGTTATTAAAGAAGGTAAAGACGAAAACCAAGGCATCGGTTATCTCGAGGACGGCACAATGGTCGTCATCGAGAACGGAGGCCATCTCGTCGGCAAGGAAGTGAAAGTTACCGTAACATCCATTATCCAAACGGCTGCCGGTAAGATGATCTTTACCAAAGCGAATTCTAACGGCGGTGGCCATGAAAAGGGGGACCGCGGCGGGGATCGTGAGAATCGTAATCGTGGCGGTGGTGATCGTAATTTCGATCGGGGTGGAGAGCGGCAAGACCGCAGCCAACAGGAAAAAGGTGAAGAGCGAGGAAATCGCTCCGACCGCGGCGGGAACGAAGATCGAAATAATCGTAGAGACTACCAAGATCGTAACCGCAACCGTAATAATTCGGATCGCGGGGATGATTACGGAAATCGTAAAGATTTCCAAGATCAGCAACAACAGCAATAA